DNA from Acidobacteriota bacterium:
GAGCAGATCGAGCAGCCGCTTATGAGTGCGCATTTCGAACTGCTCGCGGCTCTTCTTGTCTACGTGCGGGGAACGCAGCACAGTGTAGCGGTTGATCACCGTCGGCAGCGGAATCGGACCGGCGATTTCGGCGCCGGTGCGCCGGGCGGTATCCACGATCTCGTGCGTGGAGGTGTCCAGCACGCGGTAATCGTAGGCTTTGAGGCGGATGCGGATGCGTTCGCGGACCATAGTGTTCCCCTTACTGCACAATCTCGGTAATCGTTCCGGCGCCGACGGTGCGGCCGCCTTCGCGGATGGCGAAGCGCAGGCCCTTCTCCATGGCCACCGGGGTGATCAGCTCCACCACCAGCGCCACGTTGTCGCCCGGC
Protein-coding regions in this window:
- a CDS encoding 30S ribosomal protein S10, translating into MVRERIRIRLKAYDYRVLDTSTHEIVDTARRTGAEIAGPIPLPTVINRYTVLRSPHVDKKSREQFEMRTHKRLLDLLEPTQQTMDALMKLDLPAGVDVEIKAFGAK
- the tuf gene encoding elongation factor Tu (EF-Tu; promotes GTP-dependent binding of aminoacyl-tRNA to the A-site of ribosomes during protein biosynthesis; when the tRNA anticodon matches the mRNA codon, GTP hydrolysis results; the inactive EF-Tu-GDP leaves the ribosome and release of GDP is promoted by elongation factor Ts; many prokaryotes have two copies of the gene encoding EF-Tu) gives rise to the protein PGDNVALVVELITPVAMEKGLRFAIREGGRTVGAGTITEIVQ